The following are encoded together in the Variovorax sp. PBS-H4 genome:
- a CDS encoding DUF1697 domain-containing protein encodes MKYAVFFRNLNLGRPRCPTRAQFEAAFLGAGAESAVSFLTNGTLVFEARNKTLARKVLAQASQTMAAECGLREPGFLRRVHHLGHLVALDPFSGVERESVYEVCVTFLDAKHPALPALPLVSKREDVELLSATEGEVFSVCRAVGNTPGSPNAFLEKLLGTPASTRAWNTVVRLVQKLG; translated from the coding sequence ATGAAATACGCGGTCTTCTTCCGCAACCTCAACCTTGGGCGACCCCGCTGCCCGACAAGGGCGCAGTTCGAAGCAGCCTTCCTGGGAGCCGGCGCCGAGTCGGCCGTCTCCTTCCTGACCAACGGCACGTTGGTTTTCGAGGCGCGCAACAAGACCCTGGCGCGCAAGGTGCTGGCGCAGGCCTCTCAGACGATGGCAGCGGAATGCGGCTTGCGCGAACCGGGCTTCTTGCGCCGCGTGCATCACCTGGGCCATTTGGTCGCCCTCGACCCGTTCTCGGGCGTGGAACGCGAGAGCGTCTACGAGGTCTGCGTCACCTTCCTGGACGCGAAGCATCCGGCACTGCCTGCGTTGCCGCTGGTCTCGAAGCGCGAGGACGTCGAACTGCTGAGCGCGACGGAGGGAGAAGTCTTCAGCGTCTGCCGGGCGGTCGGGAACACGCCGGGGAGCCCTAATGCCTTCCTGGAAAAATTGCTGGGGACGCCTGCGAGCACGCGGGCCTGGAATACGGTGGTGCGACTGGTTCAGAAGCTCGGCTGA
- a CDS encoding YceH family protein yields MTSALPILSAVETRVLGVLAEKQRTVPDSYPLTLNTLVAGCNQKTSRNPLMELSETEAQAALDSLKGYSLVMESSGGRVARYEHNIERVLRVPSQSTILLTVLMLRGPQTAGELRIASERMHNFADISSVEAFLDELAERAAGALVVKLARLPGARENRWMHLLAGPPSEQALEPAGEPTGRGDASLGEVAALRLKVARLEAEVAALKALTSRICSELGIADTPEAGA; encoded by the coding sequence ATGACCTCTGCCTTGCCGATCCTGTCCGCCGTCGAAACCCGCGTGCTCGGTGTGCTGGCCGAGAAACAGCGCACCGTGCCCGACAGCTACCCGCTGACGCTCAACACGCTGGTGGCCGGCTGCAACCAGAAGACCAGCCGCAACCCGCTGATGGAGCTGTCCGAAACCGAGGCGCAGGCCGCGCTCGACAGCCTCAAGGGCTACAGCCTGGTCATGGAATCCAGCGGCGGGCGTGTCGCGCGATACGAGCACAACATCGAGCGCGTGCTTCGCGTGCCCTCCCAGTCGACCATCCTGCTGACGGTGCTGATGCTGCGCGGCCCCCAGACGGCCGGCGAGCTGCGCATTGCCAGCGAGCGGATGCACAACTTTGCCGACATCTCCTCCGTCGAGGCCTTTCTGGACGAACTGGCCGAGCGCGCGGCCGGTGCGCTGGTCGTGAAGCTCGCTCGGCTGCCAGGGGCGCGCGAGAACCGCTGGATGCACCTGCTGGCGGGTCCGCCCTCGGAGCAGGCGCTGGAGCCGGCAGGAGAGCCGACGGGCCGCGGCGATGCTTCGCTCGGGGAGGTGGCGGCCCTGAGACTCAAGGTCGCGCGGCTGGAGGCCGAGGTCGCAGCCCTCAAGGCGCTGACTTCGCGCATCTGTTCGGAACTGGGCATCGCAGACACGCCTGAAGCGGGCGCATGA